A window from Ignavibacteriota bacterium encodes these proteins:
- a CDS encoding T9SS type A sorting domain-containing protein encodes MSKKLKTILITMLFFVGTLSAQNVITITDTDIPVGSQVTFTSDNIYLLDGMVFVDSAAVLTIEPGTIIKAKEGQGNAASGLVVTRYGKIYAEGTSDRPIIFTAESDNLEGNLSHTDRGLWGGVVMLGQASTNNQTTDGLKAVEGVNEINAEKSLYGGTNDEHSSGVFKYVSIRHSGINVGDQAGNEIQGLTLGGVGSGTVIEYVESYASADDGFEFFGGTVNTRYMVAAFCSDDAFDTDEGFRGKGQFWFGIQAEDQAGRVAEMDGATGDEYYTPFSHPVLSNVTYIGAGLGSAPEGDGAECIILRDNTAVEYHNSIFTEYDDATSGYGLTIEDVDNSGSKTEDSRKRFENGEIVFQNNIWYNMGAGNELTQFIYQDFAQGYFQDGGNANSVADPMLKGISRTTDGGLDPRPESGSPALSGSKTIEDNWFVPTSYVGAFGGNNWLLGWTALDQLGYAGNITGIKEEYLNIIPADFKLAQNYPNPFNPTTTIEFAIPQTSKVQLSIYNVLGQEIQSLLSEVKNAGTYKINFNASELSSGTYFYRLQAGSKVYVNKMILMK; translated from the coding sequence ATGTCTAAAAAATTAAAGACAATTTTGATAACTATGTTATTTTTTGTGGGAACATTATCTGCACAAAATGTAATCACAATCACGGATACAGATATACCGGTAGGGAGTCAAGTAACATTTACATCAGATAATATATATTTGTTAGATGGGATGGTATTTGTAGATAGTGCAGCAGTGTTGACAATAGAGCCTGGAACAATAATAAAAGCAAAAGAAGGTCAAGGTAATGCAGCAAGCGGATTGGTAGTAACAAGATATGGAAAGATCTATGCAGAAGGTACATCAGATAGACCAATAATCTTTACTGCAGAGAGTGATAATTTGGAAGGAAATTTAAGTCACACAGATAGAGGATTATGGGGTGGAGTAGTAATGTTGGGACAAGCTTCAACCAATAATCAAACAACAGATGGATTGAAAGCTGTAGAAGGAGTAAATGAGATAAATGCAGAAAAATCATTATACGGCGGAACAAATGATGAACACAGCAGTGGAGTGTTTAAGTATGTATCAATAAGACATAGCGGAATAAATGTGGGAGATCAAGCCGGAAATGAGATACAAGGATTAACCTTAGGCGGAGTAGGCAGTGGCACAGTGATAGAATATGTAGAAAGTTATGCAAGTGCAGATGATGGATTTGAATTTTTTGGAGGAACGGTAAATACAAGATATATGGTAGCAGCATTTTGTTCAGATGATGCATTTGATACTGATGAAGGATTTAGAGGAAAGGGACAATTTTGGTTTGGAATACAAGCGGAAGATCAAGCTGGAAGAGTAGCGGAGATGGATGGAGCAACGGGAGATGAATATTATACACCATTTTCACATCCGGTATTATCAAATGTAACATACATTGGAGCTGGATTAGGAAGTGCACCTGAAGGAGATGGAGCTGAATGTATAATCTTAAGAGATAATACAGCGGTAGAATATCACAATAGTATATTTACAGAATATGATGATGCAACAAGTGGTTATGGATTAACGATAGAAGACGTTGATAATAGTGGATCAAAGACAGAAGATAGTAGAAAGAGATTTGAAAATGGTGAGATAGTATTCCAGAATAACATTTGGTATAATATGGGAGCTGGAAATGAGTTGACACAATTTATATATCAAGATTTTGCACAAGGATATTTCCAAGATGGAGGAAATGCAAATAGTGTAGCAGATCCGATGTTAAAAGGAATAAGCAGAACAACAGATGGCGGATTAGATCCAAGACCAGAAAGTGGAAGTCCGGCATTGAGTGGAAGTAAAACAATAGAAGATAATTGGTTTGTACCGACAAGTTATGTAGGAGCATTTGGTGGTAATAACTGGTTATTGGGTTGGACTGCATTGGATCAATTAGGTTATGCAGGTAATATTACTGGAATTAAAGAAGAATATTTAAACATTATTCCAGCAGATTTTAAACTTGCTCAGAATTATCCAAATCCGTTTAATCCGACTACAACAATTGAATTTGCAATTCCACAAACAAGCAAAGTTCAATTAAGTATTTATAATGTTTTAGGTCAAGAAATTCAATCACTTTTAAGTGAAGTAAAGAATGCCGGAACTTATAAAATTAATTTCAATGCATCCGAACTTTCAAGTGGAACATATTTTTATAGATTGCAAGCAGGTTCAAAAGTTTATGTAAATAAAATGATTTTAATGAAATAA
- a CDS encoding M28 family peptidase — protein MKNIINRILIVLSFIPTLNIFSQDFLEKIKFNFDSNSYKHHIEILGSDLFEGRGTGTKGGELSANYIREKFEEINLLPIPKTNSYFQEVPLHGSIPLENSNLIIFSNLDTFRLAHQKDYVIINTGEQTIIPYPLEISFCGYGINAPEFDHFDYSENDVTGKITMILNGEPNSDDVNYFNGAEPTIYSYNDVKNRIAISRGASGTIILPNTEIDNSNFWMKLTNDYSFEDVNLLYTPSENFSIILNPSTAKKIFNILPNNSTQEISKIMNEKKYYLSYEGNFHERDFISRNVIGILKPDNETKDEVIIISAHYDHLGIGPNVNGDSIYNGVLDNAVGISALIELAKILKQNQYLLERTIIFIAVTGEEKGLLGSTYYTDHPIFPLYKTIANLNIDGIAYLDDFNSVIGIGSELSQLEQFLFSTANLLKLKISNIPKEFFYQEAFNRSDQIAFAKAGIPSILILDGIDYSNLSHQKALEKIFYYNENIYHTPFDDLEIKINYSAVEKHIKFLTYFIFQVSNTEYEITWNQNSPYNLIRLQTKAEKR, from the coding sequence ATGAAAAACATAATTAATAGAATTTTAATTGTTCTTTCGTTTATTCCCACTTTAAATATTTTTTCACAAGATTTTTTAGAAAAAATTAAATTCAATTTTGACTCAAATTCATATAAACATCATATAGAAATTTTAGGTAGTGATTTGTTTGAAGGAAGAGGCACCGGCACAAAAGGTGGTGAACTTAGTGCAAATTATATTAGGGAAAAATTTGAAGAAATAAATTTGCTCCCAATTCCAAAAACAAATTCATACTTTCAAGAAGTACCGCTTCATGGTTCTATCCCGCTTGAAAATTCTAACCTAATCATTTTTTCAAATTTAGATACTTTCAGATTAGCGCATCAAAAAGACTATGTAATTATAAATACTGGTGAGCAGACAATAATACCTTATCCCTTAGAAATTTCTTTTTGCGGATATGGAATAAATGCACCGGAATTTGATCACTTTGATTACAGCGAAAATGACGTCACCGGTAAAATAACAATGATTTTAAATGGCGAACCTAATTCAGATGATGTTAATTATTTTAACGGAGCAGAACCAACTATTTATAGTTATAATGATGTTAAAAATAGAATTGCGATTAGTCGCGGTGCTTCTGGAACAATTATTTTGCCAAATACTGAAATTGATAATTCAAACTTTTGGATGAAATTAACAAATGATTATTCTTTTGAAGATGTAAATTTACTTTATACTCCTTCTGAAAATTTTTCAATAATTTTAAATCCTTCAACTGCAAAGAAAATATTTAATATATTACCAAATAATTCTACTCAAGAAATTTCTAAAATAATGAATGAAAAAAAATATTATTTAAGTTATGAAGGAAATTTTCATGAACGAGATTTTATTTCACGAAATGTAATTGGTATTTTAAAACCAGATAATGAAACAAAAGACGAAGTTATAATAATTTCTGCACATTATGATCATTTGGGAATTGGACCAAATGTAAATGGAGATTCAATCTATAACGGTGTTTTGGATAATGCAGTTGGAATAAGTGCATTAATTGAACTCGCAAAAATACTTAAGCAAAATCAATATTTACTTGAGCGCACAATTATTTTTATTGCGGTTACTGGTGAAGAAAAGGGATTGCTTGGCTCAACTTATTATACTGATCATCCAATTTTCCCTTTGTATAAAACAATTGCAAATTTAAATATTGATGGAATTGCATATTTAGATGATTTCAATTCAGTGATTGGAATTGGTTCCGAATTATCACAATTAGAACAATTTTTATTTTCTACTGCAAATTTGCTTAAACTAAAAATTTCGAATATTCCAAAAGAATTTTTTTATCAAGAAGCATTTAATAGGTCTGATCAAATTGCTTTTGCCAAAGCTGGAATTCCTTCAATTTTAATTTTGGATGGAATTGATTATTCAAATCTCTCGCATCAGAAAGCTTTGGAAAAAATATTTTATTACAATGAAAATATTTATCACACTCCTTTTGATGATTTAGAAATTAAGATAAATTATTCAGCTGTTGAAAAACACATTAAATTTTTAACTTATTTTATTTTTCAAGTTTCAAATACAGAGTACGAAATTACTTGGAATCAAAATTCGCCATATAATCTAATTAGACTTCAAACCAAAGCAGAAAAAAGATGA
- a CDS encoding phosphate ABC transporter substrate-binding protein yields MKIFVTIILSIFVSSCSLINVEKTNVLRIKGSDTMFLLNQKLAEKFMIEHPDISVYVEGMGTVEGIKSLLNSNIDICASSRTLNPDEVKEFAAKFNSVGMSFLIGKDALSVYVNQNNSIKNISVNNLAKIFTGEINNWKDIGGIDSEIIVVTRPNSSGTYGYFKKHVLLDEEFSEKAIVISTTKQIVDFIKNNKNAIGYGGVGYGDESIEISINNFKPSEENVINGNYPLARYLRYYTANKITGITQEYIDWVVSEKGQKIIKENGFFPLY; encoded by the coding sequence ATGAAAATATTTGTAACAATAATTTTATCAATTTTTGTTTCTTCTTGCAGTTTAATAAACGTGGAAAAAACAAATGTATTAAGAATAAAAGGCTCTGATACAATGTTTTTGTTAAATCAAAAACTTGCGGAAAAATTTATGATTGAACATCCGGATATTTCTGTTTATGTTGAAGGCATGGGAACAGTTGAAGGAATAAAATCACTACTAAATTCAAATATTGATATTTGTGCTTCATCCCGAACACTGAATCCGGATGAAGTAAAAGAATTTGCGGCAAAATTTAATTCAGTTGGTATGTCATTTCTAATAGGCAAAGATGCATTATCAGTTTATGTAAATCAAAATAATTCTATTAAAAATATTAGTGTAAATAATTTAGCTAAAATTTTTACTGGAGAAATTAATAATTGGAAAGATATCGGTGGGATCGATTCTGAAATAATTGTAGTTACAAGACCAAATTCATCCGGAACTTATGGATATTTTAAAAAACATGTTTTATTGGATGAAGAATTTAGTGAAAAAGCAATTGTAATTTCTACAACAAAACAAATTGTTGATTTTATAAAAAATAATAAAAATGCAATTGGTTATGGCGGAGTTGGTTACGGTGATGAATCAATAGAAATTTCCATAAATAATTTTAAGCCTTCTGAGGAAAATGTAATTAATGGAAATTATCCTCTTGCAAGATATTTGAGATATTATACGGCAAATAAAATTACTGGAATTACGCAAGAATATATTGATTGGGTTGTAAGTGAAAAAGGTCAAAAAATAATTAAAGAAAACGGTTTTTTCCCGCTATATTAA